The DNA window catagtATCCGAAAACTGTTGAATATGAATGATAATTCATAAGCCCAATGACCCAAAGAGCAATCACATTTTCACTGGGACAATTTTGTTTCCTGTAAATTTCATTCCGTAGCGGTTAATTCTATAACCAGCTCATTCTGAAATTAAAGAGGGACAATCATATGATCAGATCAAGTGATGAATTCTGCAACAAGTTGATTCTGAATCCAAACTTCTAACGCCCCTGTAGTGTGGTAAGGCTCATGCTGTTGGCGTCCTGTCTCGTCCCTTCGGCCATATAATTCCTTGGCACGAAATATGCAGGTTGCTTTGGAGTAGGACGTGCTGTGGTCTCATTCTCTAACATGGCCACAACTGATGACATGAATGGTCTAGCACTTGGGTCTTCCTGGACACATAACAGTCCTACGTGGATACAGAGCAAAAACTCGCTAATTGGATAGCTTTCCAGAATAATTGAGTCCACAAAATCCTCTGCATTTCCATCTTTCCACAAGCTCCAGGCCTGAACAAAGAGAAGAGAGTTTCTAATTAGTGCAAAACTTTAGCTGTTGAAACTTTGTGCACTATATGTCATACAACTTACACGGGCTATAAGGTTTGGAAAATCCATTGTCAGATGAGGTGAGCTGATCTTAGAGCCACTTATAAGCTCCAAGACTAAAACACCAAAGCTGTAGGTGTCAGACTTGACAGAGAAGATGCCTTCCATCGCATATTCAGGTGACATGTAACCACTGTTTAAATCATGTCACCAACTGAGTGTAAGTAGTTTGAATGCGTTCAAGTATATAGAAGTTTGTATTTTATACACAGGTAGTTGAAGAGTTACTCACTATGTCCCGACTACATGCTTAGTGTTTGCTTGATGCTGGTTGCTACCAAAGATTCTCGCCATACCAAAATCTGATATTTTGGGGCTCATCTCCTCATCCAATAAAATGTTGCTGGCTTTGAGATCTCTGTGAATTATTGTCATCCTTGAGTCTTGGTGGAGATAAACAAGTCCTCTAGCTACTCCTTTGATTATGTTGAACCGTGTTCGCCAATCAAGCATAGACTTTTTTGAATCATCTACGACGGACATTATGAAAGGAAACTTATTGTTGTTCAGGCTTTGGGAACCCTCTCGGCCTCTCCCACCAAAAGTGAAAAAGGTAAAAAgagaatatataattattacatACCAAAAAGGAAGTAATCCAGGCTTCTGTTTGGTAAGTATTCATAAATAAGAAGCTTTTCTTCTCCATGAATGCAGCAACCAAGAAGCCTGACTAGATTTTTGTGCTGCAATTTGGCAATAAGAACCACTTCATTTGTAAAATGCTCTACCCCCTGTGTGGAACCTGTACCGAGTCTTTTGACAGCAACTTCTTTGCCTCCTTCCAACTTCCCCTGTatagtaaaattattttaacAGGATAAAAATTATAAGGCTTGTCCACTGCTACAACTCTTAGTGTAAATTGTTACCttataaaccttaccaaaaccTCCTTTGCCGAGCATGTTGGAATCACTGAAATTGTTTGTTGCAGTAGCAACCTCTTCAAAATTAATATTTGGAAATTCTACCTTCTGCTCAAAAAGTTCGTGAGAAGTTGTAAAGTTTCCTAACACTGTTCTCTTCTTATTTTCGTCATTTCTCTGTTTGCCTAATAAGAACATCATTATCGGTCAGTAGTTACAGGAAGACTGCATAGTGTTAGTTAGTATTGAGTATTGACCCTCACTGTACCTTTTGTTTGCCACTTCCTGACAAGGTATATGGATGTGAATGTCAGCAGGCATGCTATAATTGGGACTACAACCTTCACtacttttttgttctttttgttggcTTCAGAAGTGTACCCTATCAagaaaagtgattttttttttcagaattccATGTACAGGCTATCTAAGAGTTATATTGCAACTGCAGGGGAAAAAAGGTGGGCATACCAGGAGAGTAGGCCAACCGGAGGTACAGGTTCTGACCATCACCAAAACCAGTCCTCCCCGTGTCGACTAGCTCCCCAGTCCAAAGCAAGCACCTTGATTGGTCTGCCGTGGTGCCGGCTATGGTCAAGTTTGCATAAGCATAAGCCGTGCACGAGCAGTTGCGGTTGCACTCAGCCGTGCACTCATCAAAGCTTCTGTTTGGGACAGGAATGAACTTGTCAGGGACCTTCATTCCGGACATGGTCACAAAATGATTCCCATCTCCGCATCTCAACAGTTGCTTTCTTCGGCATCCTCTCGAAGCGTTGGTGGTGTCAGGCTCGAACCCATCGAGGCATTGGCACCTTGGGATGGCTAGCATGGCATCACAGTAGCCGAATGGGCCACATGAGGCGTAGGTATAGCAGTCGATGGTGCTCGCTGGGCGTTGTAAGCGAACTGTCCATGATGACGAGCTATCATCCCAACTCAGGAACCTGAAGGTTCCCATGTAATCAAGCATGATGCGTGCATTTGCTGAGCCATCAGAGGTTGTGTACCTAACATAGAATTCATCCTGTGTGTTCACCAGAGTTTGATATATGAAAGAGGTGGTGTTGCTGCCGTATGCTTCGCCGGACACTGACACACTACCAATCACGACGAAGCGGTAATATGGCTTGGTCCCATGCCAGATGAAGGCCTGAATGTCTAAGCTGGGGTCGCCACTCAAGGAGAATTCCCCGGTGGATGGATCATTTGGGCCCTTCCAAGCGACAAGTCGCCTGCTGACTTGTGCCTTGTACCTCAGCAAAAACTTCATGTTGGGCAGAATGGTGTCAGTTGGGTGATCAAAGCTTTGCCATATGATTGTTTCGTTTGGCAGCTGGAGAACCAAGTTTCCTGTGTCAAGTAACGCTGCATAAGCACCGTCGCCTCCAGTTATGGTGATGTTCGTTGTCCAAAGAGTTCGGCCTTCGGAATCTGACAAGACAAGGTTAGAGCTATTGCTGATGGCGAGCATCACGGATGATGAAGGTGTGGAGATCGGGTTGTCTCGGTTGGCAACCCAAACATATGTGCGCTGCGGGATGTTGTGGTACCATATGCCAAGATATAAGCTCTTGTTGGAGGTTCCAGGGGAGAAGAACCCGAGCGCAAACACCCCGCTCTTGGAGCCAAGCACGTCGCCTGGGTGGAGCTGCTTTGCTTGTGTCAGCTGATCATCGCACTTGCAGAAGGAGATGAGGAGCAAGCAGATGAGAAAGGGGAGGCATGCCATATTCATTTGGTTTGTTCTTCACTTGCCTGTGACTGTGAAGCCTGAAGAAATAACTTGTCTGGTCATCACATTCACTGATTCACAAATAGCTTTGGAGTAATTCCCGTGAGTCAACGTATGGCCGAGACTTTTTATTCGTCTACGGGTCTATGAGTGGAGGTGCACGCGCAAAGGAAAGTGTTGCTACGAAATCATACTAAGGGTttgtttagttcatgctaaaattgaaagtttgattaaaattggaacgatgtgacggaaaagttggaagtttgtgtgtgtagaaaagttttgatgtgatggaaaagttagaaatttgaagaaaaagttgggaactaaaatCACCTTGGAGAGAATGAGAAAACTCGTAAAAGTTGCGAGAAGTCAGCGCTGCATGCGTGCGTAACCCGTTTAGTTGGTGGCATTGACGCATGATGAGTGCATTATGAGGGTGGAGCTGCTTTGCTTTTGTTAGCTGGTCATCACAGTACACTTGTGTGCAAAAACTTCCTACAACGATTTCTGTACACATGATTGCTGAAGCTTAAGAATAGTCCGAAAGACCTCAAGGACACGAGATGGATTTTCCTCCGTTCATCAGAAACCCGAATTTTTCAGTGTTGACGGCGTTCTGACGCTGGGACATGGGGATAAGTACACTAATCAACACAGGAATAGCTGAGAAGAAGGTTCAGGGGGCCACAAACAACAGCAAACTCTCTCTATCCAATGCGATTTCTTGTGAGCTGTGACATGCCGAGCCAAGCACGAGACGGTCAGTTCAGGCTCGGCCCAGGTCTGTCGTGTGAGGCCGGCTCTGTGTCAGATACTACTTGTGAAACTGAAGGCTCGCATCTGCTGTTGATCATGGGATTCTTGGGCATGGCTATCTGTGAACTGTATTTGGTTAGCATTGAGACAACCTGATTCATGGTAGGCCTGTCATCGGGAGATTGCTGTACGCAGAGAAGCCCAATTTGGATGCACCTGTCTAGCCCAAGCAGGAGATCAGGCTCAGGTTTGATCAGTCCTAAATCAAGAATGTCCTCGATCTCATGCTGTTTCCAAGACTCCCAGGtctgccaaaaagaaaaaaactcacTTACATGATAGTGCCCATTTGCATTTTCTAATAgctatatttttcctttcaaaaaatgATTAACTTTGCCTGgaaattcattattttttttctaaaagagtAGTACTGAAAATTATGAACTTTTATGTCATTTTTTTGCGGGTGCTTAGTTCAGTCTGTTGGCACTGGCTTCTCAACTTCTGTTTATGTGCTTATTTGCTTTAGGCAAATCAATTGTGCGACTTATATGTTCACTTACATGACGAAGAAAAGTTGGTAATGTCCTGTTCCTTTTACCACTGATTATCTCTAGCAACACAACTCCAAAGCTATACACATCGCACTTGAGCGTCAGATTTCCTTGAGCTGCATATTCTGGAGCTATGTAGCCCCttcattaacaaaaaaaaaaagcttgtcGGTCAGTTGAGACCTCTAAGGAAAACATGCAGAAAATGCCAGAAAAACTTGAATAGGAACATTAGCTGAAGTAATGAAGTTAAAAATCATACGCTGACAGAACTAATGTTGGATCAGTCTGGTCGTTGATAAACAGCTTGGCAGTGCCAAAGTCTGCTACCTTAGGTCTCCAATTGTCATCTAGGAGTATGTTGGATGGTTTCAGATCCCTGTGAATAACTTTCACGTTGTGAAGGTACTCGACACCTATGGCGATCCCGCGGATTATGTCTAATCTTTGCACCCAATTCAGAGAGGCTCGCAGTCTACGATCTTCTCCTGTCAGTTCCAAATAGGCCCGTGTGATAAGCATGCAGAAGATCAGAGCTTTACAGGAATATACAGAAGATAATTATGCATCACATTTCTACAAAGATTAACAGACTACAGTGAGTaatgaatttgtttttttggttaGGAATGGGTACCAAATATGTAGAGATCCAAGCTCATGTTCTCCATGTATTCATAGACTAGTATCATCTCGCCTCCTTCTTGGCAGTAACAGAGCAGCTCAACAAGGTAGGCGTGCCTTGTGTTCGACATCATCTCCACCTCTCTTATGAAATCCTCCTTGCGTTTGTCAGTAACAAGAGACTGTGTGAGCCTCTTTACAGCAACCTTTCTACCACTGGGCAGCTTCCCCTGGTGATTGTAAAATCAGATGTTTCAATGCAGACTTTGCATTTCAAGATTTGTGGTAGTGAAGTCAAATCGTAACTTAGTTTGCGTACATAAAGGTgtcaaattgttgaaaaaagTGCAGACCTGATAGACAATGCCGAAACCACCTCTGCCAATGATATTGCTTTCAGAGAAATTCCCTGTAGCCTCCTTCACACTAGACAGATTAATTGAAGGGGCAGCCAAAGCAGGATTAGGACGAGCATgaacagcagcagtagcagctgGAACGCCCGCATCATCATCTGGTGAATATAATTGCATTGATTTACACCTTCTTGTATATCAAAgcactcccttcgtttcatattataaatcgttttgtttttggtaaaagtcaaactatttcaagtttaattaagtttgtagaaaaaaaagtagtaacatttttaactcaaaacaaatacattatgaaaatatgttcaattatatatttgatgaaactaatttggtgttataaatattactatatttgactacaaacttagttaaacttaaaataatttaactttaaccaaagtcagaACGACTtctaacctgaaacggagggagtagaaaactATGGGGATGATTTTCTCCTCTCTAGACGCCTCCCGTTTGTAGCACATCGtcaaatagttattaaaaaaacaaaagaactataaaatatattacatataaAGTCAAATTCTCGTTTGTGCACGTCgactaaatagttataaaaaaatataaaaaatagtacatgtaaagttaaattttaacctCTACAAATTGtagaaaacaacaaattaaagtATTCATACATTAGcagtttttttataatttgtagaagttTAATTTGTCTCATGGAGCAATATATCATATgttaatctatcttatcaattttttcatgaCTATTCAGTTGACGTGGGAGAAACGATGGGTCATCATCTCAAGGGGCAAAAAAAATCCCAGTAAACTGAACAAAATAGTTATCAGgaattcagactttcagagtATTACGAATTATTACCTGATACTCTAGGCCTCTGACGCCTCCTAATCACATATAGGAGGACCAACAAAATAATGAGAAGAACCCCAACAACTGAAGCAATGGATGCACCAATAACCACAGCAGCTGGAGGCCGCCGTTGCCGAATACCATCTTTGCCTGTCACAGTTTTTTCCACAAATATATCAGCACTCACTCTCACTCATTTCATCAGCATTAGCCTTGTCAAATCTTATTAGATTTGCtcattttgaaagtttttaccAAAAAACATGCGAcagttttttttagcaatttcgtaaaaaaaatacattgctACCTGCTTCGTACCTAACTCAGATTTCGCCAACCTCACGTAGAGATCTTGTCCTCCATCGACGTAGCGCAGGTCGACGAGGTCGTCGGCCCAGATGATGCATccgctcccggcgccgccgccgccgccgcctccgatgTCGGCGGGGGCGTAGGCGACGCACGAGCAGTTGGCGAGGCACCGCGCCCTGCACTCCTCCACCGTGACGCGCTTGTCCACCGTCGCGTTATGCGCGTCGGGGAGCTTCACGCCGCGCACCGCCAGGAAACCGTCCGTGGCGCAGCCCAGCGCCGCGTCTCGCCGGCACCCGGCGGAGGTGtccctcatcttcttccacggcgacggcgacgccggggtGAAGCCCTCCACGCAGCTGCAGAacgacgtcgacgccgcgcCGGCGTCGCACAGGCCGAACGCCCCGCACTTGCCGTAGTCGTCGCACAGGTCCCTCGGCCCCTGGAAGAAGTTCTTCCATGCCCGGCTGCTCGGCTCCCACACCAGCCGCTGGACCTCGCCGACGCCCGTCACCACGAGGCGGGAGAACGGCGCGCCGGCGTTGGCGGAGTAGCCGAAGGTGATCTCGCCGGGGCTCACCGTCAGCTGGTAGCTGAACATGTCGGAGTACGTCCCCATCTCCGGGATGCCGCTGAACCACAGCCCGTTCCACGGCCCCGTCCGGtacacctcgccgtcgccgtcccagAGCACGTTCTCCGGCATGCCCTTCGTGTCCGTCCTGTACCGGTAGTTCCCCGGCGACGGGTCGccggacgaacgccacgacgagaGGTACCACTCGGCGCCGGTCCACAGGTTCTTGCCGATCTTCATGCCGGGGAGCAGCGTGTCACACGGGTGGTCGAACGACTGCCACACGACGACAGCGCccgcgccgccattgccgcggTCACTGACGACGAGGTTTCCCGACTCGAGCAGCTGCGCCGCCATGGACGCGCCGCCCCCGGTCGTCGTGTTCGACGACCACACGACGTGGCCAGAGCCATCGAGCAAGAGGAGGCTCCCCGCGTCGGTGATCACCAGCACGCCGGAGGTGTCCGTGAGAGGGCGGTCGCGGTTGGCGACCCAGCAGACGACGTCGTCGGAGACGGAGAACCATATCCCGAGGTATCTCCGGCTggtgctcgacgacgacgacgacgccggcgagaagAAGCCCAGCGTGAATGAGCCGCCGGCGGAGACGAGCCTCTCGCCGTCGGTGATGTTCCGGCCCTTGCCAAGAGTGTCACCTAGCTCTGCACCTGTAGTTGTTCTGCCAGAATTAGAAAGGAGAAGCATGCATGATAGGATGATTAGGAACATTGAGCTCATGGCTGATTAGTAGAGAAGGTAATTAACCACCTGGATGCTTAAGCTAGATTTGCATCTCTGTCGTCTACATATAGACTGGAGCTTGAAAGCTTGTATCACTTGGAGGTTAACCTAATATTTATATGGATTGGCATTTGGAGGTTAAGCAGCTGACTTGGTCATCATCGATTATTGGCAAAAGAGAATATACAACTGATGAGTGtgattgtatatatatttgtattgtgTCTCGGAGGATAATTGTAACTGCAGTCTGCAGGTAGCGTCTGAGTCATAACTAGCAATTACATTTTGTAGCCAACCTGCTAATTTGTTTACCCATGAACATTTTTGTCTTCTCTGCAagcatatacttcctccgtttcatattataagtcgtttgatttttttatcaaactttttaaagtttgattaaatttatagaaaaatatggtaatattttcaatacaaaacaaacatattattaaaaatatgtttaatattaaatttaatgaaactaatttaatattatagatgctattttttttaaaaaagattaaacCTAAAGAATTTTAACTTAGGAAAAATGCCAAACAATtcataatatgaaatggagagtACAGATTGATTCACCGTTTGGACTTTGGAGCATGCGAATGGTCAGTAGTCACTTGCACTGCTGCAGAATACTAGTAGTACCATAATTGTCAATGagtgtaaaaatattttatttgagtTGTGTGCGAGGAAGGCATTGTCTTCCGAGTATCTTGTATATTCTTGACAACTTGCAGATTTGAATGGCAACATTAAAATCGGGAGTACTATATAAAATGAGACAAGGTAGTTCAGTTCATGCCTGATtggcaaaggaaaaaaaaaaggaaaagaaatcgGCAGAAACTTCTGTTTGGCTCAATGATTCGACACGTATAGAAGCTAGAACAGCACAACCCATATACTcgctccgtttctaaatatatCTGACGtcgttgaattttttaaacacgtttgaccattcgacTTATtcgaaaactttttaaaatatataaaaatatatgtatacataaaagtatatttaataataaataaatcaaatgataggaaaataattaacaattacttaaatcttttaaataagatgaacggccAAACATGTTTAGTAAAGTAAATGGCGTAGAGACGGagggactatatatatatatatatataaccctgTACAGTTGTACTACGTGAGATCGTCGTCATTGTCGGTGGCGCCCAGCAGCTCCGACTCGCGCAACGGTGGCCTGCTTCTGCCGCCGTGAACCCCTGGCCTCTTGGGACGATCCACCCGTGAGCTCTTGCTGGTCAGCATCGCGACGACCGCCGACATGGCCGGCCTTTCCTCCGGCGCATCCTGCACGCACCTCGCCAGTTCATCTTCCATCTCGGTGTGATCAGGCCCTGAGACTGAGAGAGGGAGACCGATCGTCGCGTCAAGGAGGGACATCGCCCTGCCCTGCTCCCACAGCTCCCATGCCTGCACACAAAGCCGATTTGGTGAATTAATCCAAAAGTATATGTATATTTGGTGATTTGGTGTATATATGGTGATGCTTACATGTGGAAGGAGACTGTACATGGGACCATTCCTCTGTCCGCTAAGGGTTTTGAGAAGAACGACTCCAAAGCTGTAGACATCGCACTTTAGTGTCATCTCCCCTCGCCATGCGTACTCCGGAGATGCGTATCCCCTTCTGGAAATGTAACTCGACCATGTCAGTGACACAGTAATACTACGAAACATGACCAGTTGGCTGATTGTTCATGAGCAAGAGAATGGAGGGTGTGAAGTAACTGACGGTGAAACCACAACGGTGAGATTGGAAGGCTCTGGCTGGTCTGCTGTGAATAGCTTGGCGGTGCCAAAATCTGCAATCTTGGGTCTGAAACTGTCGTCCAACAGTACGTTCGGAGGCTTCAGATCCCTGTGGATGACGCACTCGCCTGATCCCTCGTGCAGGTACGCAACACCATTGGCGATCCCATGAATGATGCCCAATCTTTTTCTCCAGTTGAGCATGAGTCGGAGGCCAGAATCGCCTGCCAGTGCAAGGTACATCAAGTTAGCAAATGCCATACGAGAATTGTATAAACTGTAAGAatgcagccttttttttttctgtatattCGTTTCTCTAAGTACCAAATATGTAGAGATCCAAACTCCTGTTTGAAAAATCCTTCTTGCCTTTCTTGGCGAGGGTTGATTGGTGTAGCCGTTTTACAGCAATCATTCTCCCATCAGGTAACTGGCCCTACAGATTATACAATTTATATTGTAAGCAACTGAGAATACGTAAATTTCATCCACattcctccaaaaaaaaatcatccacattGACTCTTTGACAACCTCACTACAAGGAATTTTCATTAGAAAAATGGAAGCACACGAGTGTCAAGAGTTCATGAATCATGACCGAGCGAGTATGTTATATCAtgtagaaattagaaaaaggaaaggaggtTACCTTGTAAACTATGCCAAATCCTCCTTGGCCAATCACATGGCTCTGTGAGAAATTTCCAGTGGCCGCCTTCACTTTCTGCAGATCAACTGAAGGAACTGTTGTAGCAGGATTATGAGGTATACCTTCTGCAATATAAAAAGAATCAGTCTGGGTCTGGAACTTCCTGGGAAATGTCTAACGCTTACCTTAAATTTTTTCTTTCTGTAAGCGTAATCtagaaggcaaaatttgctcACACATTTGCTTCAAGACACTCTTATTTTATGGTTGTTAGTCAGAATATGCTCTGACTATTATTTTAACATATCCTATTCCAATGGTGAGATATAACTAGTGCGTTCGTTCCAGTGACATTGGGTGAGAAAACACATCATTTTCCACGCGCAtgctttccaaactactaaacggtgtgtttttttacaaaaattttctataggaaagttgctttaaaaaaatcatattaatccatttttataatttaaaatagttaatactcaattaatcatacgctaatggcccacctcgttttgcgtatattcccaatcttctcaagtTTACACTTGGCCACCTTGCAAGATTTAAATTCAAGcttttttttgaatttaaacatattttgcAAAATATAAAACTTATTCCAAATTGtggaaaaacatttttaaaaaacttgttTAAACCCAGACAATATATGTTcaatttctatttttaaaatataacaattctcatttttgtagttttggacaagttttgaattttgtaaaatatatttaaattcagCTAAAATTTGTTCAGATTTAATCTTCTAAGGTGGCTCAAGGATAAAATCATCTTTTGTGAAGTTTTTATCTCTTCATGGGAAAAAAGATGTATTAAAAAATGGTCAAATTTTACCACAGATTTAGAGTATCCTATAAAAAAGCCACAAAACTAGAGTTTACCGAAGCAAATGTtgccgatgaaaaaaaaaagtgaagcgTATACAAGCTATTGGAGAATAGCACTTTACCTGAGATTTTGTGTTTCCTTCTGCACCAAATAGCAAGTAGCAGTACGAGCATAATAATCGTGGCAGATATTGGTGCAGCAATAACAGTTTTCCAGAGCATAAACTTCCGGCTCCTACCCTCATCTGTCATAGCTCAAAAGTTTTCCAGAGTTAATCATCAATAGATAGCCATGGTTAATATTACATCGAACCTGATCCTTACTAAATGTGTCAGCTAAGCCAAGAAATGTGCTTGGAAATGACGTGCAGAACTGAAATCACTCTGATAAAATTCAGCACATACCTAATTCAGACTCTGCCAACCTCAGGAACAGACCCTGCCCTTGGTCGACATACCGAAGATCAACGATGCCGCCGGTCCAAATGACGCAGCCgctaccaccgccgcctcctcggatATCCGCCGCGGCGTAGGCCAAGCACGAGCAATTGGCCACGCACCTCGCCCTGCACTCCTCCACCGTGATGCCCGTGTCCACCGACGCGTTGTGCGTGTCGGGGAGCTTCACTCCCTGCACCAACGCGAACCcatccgtcgtcgtcgtgttgCCGCAGCGCAGCGGCACGTTTCGCCGGCATCCGCCGGAGGCGTCCTTCATCGCCCACGCCGCCGGAGACGTCGGGCTGAACCCCCTGAGGCAGCCGCAGAACGACGTCGACGGCGCGTTGGCGTCGCACAGGCCGAACGCCCCGCACTTGGCGTAGGCGTCGCACACGTCCCTCGGCCCCTGGAAGTACGTCTGCCATGTCCGGCTCGTCGCCTCCCACACCAGCCGCTTCACCACGCCGGTGTCGAGCACGACGGAGCGCGTCAATGGCGCCCCAGGCTTGGAGACGTAGCCGTAGCTCATCTCCCCCGGGCTGACGGTCACCTGGAACGTGATCAGGTTCGTCGTGTACGTCGCCGCCTCCGGGTTGCCGCTGAACCACCGGCCGTTCCATGGCCCCGACCTGTACCTCTCGACGCCGTCTTGCCACAGGACAACGTCCGGTATGCCGCTGGTGTCCAGCACGCGGCGGTAGGTCCCCGGCGACGGGTCGTCCGGCGAGCGCCACGACGTGAGGTCCCACTCGGCCCCGGTCCACAGGTTCTTGCCCATCTTCATGCCCGGCAGCAAGGTGTTCGACGGGTGATCGAACGACTGCCACAACGTGGTGGTGCTGCCGCTTGCGTCACGGACGACCAGGTTGCCGGAGTTAGACAGCCGCGCCTCCACCGAGGCGGCGTAGGGCGAGTTCGACGACCACGcgacatggccgccgccggagccgtcgAGCAGGACGAGGCTCCCGGCGTCGCTGATCGCCAGCACGCCGGAGGTGACGTTGAGAGGGCTGTCTCGGTTGGCCACCCAGCAAACGGCATCAGGGGAGACCGTGAACCATATACCGAGGTATCTCTTGGCTGACACCCCCGGGGAGAAGAACCCCAGAGTGAACGTGCCGTCGGCCGACACGAGCGTCTCGCCGTCGGTGATGTTCCGGCCGCCGCGGAGCGTG is part of the Oryza glaberrima chromosome 4, OglaRS2, whole genome shotgun sequence genome and encodes:
- the LOC127771712 gene encoding receptor-like serine/threonine-protein kinase SD1-7; the encoded protein is MNMACLPFLICLLLISFCKCDDQLTQAKQLHPGDVLGSKSGVFALGFFSPGTSNKSLYLGIWYHNIPQRTYVWVANRDNPISTPSSSVMLAISNSSNLVLSDSEGRTLWTTNITITGGDGAYAALLDTGNLVLQLPNETIIWQSFDHPTDTILPNMKFLLRYKAQVSRRLVAWKGPNDPSTGEFSLSGDPSLDIQAFIWHGTKPYYRFVVIGSVSVSGEAYGSNTTSFIYQTLVNTQDEFYVRYTTSDGSANARIMLDYMGTFRFLSWDDSSSSWTVRLQRPASTIDCYTYASCGPFGYCDAMLAIPRCQCLDGFEPDTTNASRGCRRKQLLRCGDGNHFVTMSGMKVPDKFIPVPNRSFDECTAECNRNCSCTAYAYANLTIAGTTADQSRCLLWTGELVDTGRTGFGDGQNLYLRLAYSPANKKNKKVVKVVVPIIACLLTFTSIYLVRKWQTKGKQRNDENKKRTVLGNFTTSHELFEQKVEFPNINFEEVATATNNFSDSNMLGKGGFGKVYKGKLEGGKEVAVKRLGTGSTQGVEHFTNEVVLIAKLQHKNLVRLLGCCIHGEEKLLIYEYLPNRSLDYFLFDDSKKSMLDWRTRFNIIKGVARGLVYLHQDSRMTIIHRDLKASNILLDEEMSPKISDFGMARIFGSNQHQANTKHVVGTYGYMSPEYAMEGIFSVKSDTYSFGVLVLELISGSKISSPHLTMDFPNLIARAWSLWKDGNAEDFVDSIILESYPISEFLLCIHVGLLCVQEDPSARPFMSSVVAMLENETTARPTPKQPAYFVPRNYMAEGTRQDANSMSLTTLQGR
- the LOC127770946 gene encoding receptor-like serine/threonine-protein kinase SD1-8, which codes for MSSMFLIILSCMLLLSNSGRTTTGAELGDTLGKGRNITDGERLVSAGGSFTLGFFSPASSSSSSTSRRYLGIWFSVSDDVVCWVANRDRPLTDTSGVLVITDAGSLLLLDGSGHVVWSSNTTTGGGASMAAQLLESGNLVVSDRGNGGAGAVVVWQSFDHPCDTLLPGMKIGKNLWTGAEWYLSSWRSSGDPSPGNYRYRTDTKGMPENVLWDGDGEVYRTGPWNGLWFSGIPEMGTYSDMFSYQLTVSPGEITFGYSANAGAPFSRLVVTGVGEVQRLVWEPSSRAWKNFFQGPRDLCDDYGKCGAFGLCDAGAASTSFCSCVEGFTPASPSPWKKMRDTSAGCRRDAALGCATDGFLAVRGVKLPDAHNATVDKRVTVEECRARCLANCSCVAYAPADIGGGGGGGAGSGCIIWADDLVDLRYVDGGQDLYVRLAKSELGKDGIRQRRPPAAVVIGASIASVVGVLLIILLVLLYVIRRRQRPRVSDDDAGVPAATAAVHARPNPALAAPSINLSSVKEATGNFSESNIIGRGGFGIVYQGKLPSGRKVAVKRLTQSLVTDKRKEDFIREVEMMSNTRHAYLVELLCYCQEGGEMILVYEYMENMSLDLYIFGEDRRLRASLNWVQRLDIIRGIAIGVEYLHNVKVIHRDLKPSNILLDDNWRPKVADFGTAKLFINDQTDPTLVLSAGYIAPEYAAQGNLTLKCDVYSFGVVLLEIISGKRNRTLPTFLRHTWESWKQHEIEDILDLGLIKPEPDLLLGLDRCIQIGLLCVQQSPDDRPTMNQVVSMLTKYSSQIAMPKNPMINSRCEPSVSQVVSDTEPASHDRPGPSLN
- the LOC127771848 gene encoding receptor-like serine/threonine-protein kinase SD1-8 — encoded protein: MAKATTGICLVDVILFSFFLVAPRAFAAAAAVTDTLRGGRNITDGETLVSADGTFTLGFFSPGVSAKRYLGIWFTVSPDAVCWVANRDSPLNVTSGVLAISDAGSLVLLDGSGGGHVAWSSNSPYAASVEARLSNSGNLVVRDASGSTTTLWQSFDHPSNTLLPGMKMGKNLWTGAEWDLTSWRSPDDPSPGTYRRVLDTSGIPDVVLWQDGVERYRSGPWNGRWFSGNPEAATYTTNLITFQVTVSPGEMSYGYVSKPGAPLTRSVVLDTGVVKRLVWEATSRTWQTYFQGPRDVCDAYAKCGAFGLCDANAPSTSFCGCLRGFSPTSPAAWAMKDASGGCRRNVPLRCGNTTTTDGFALVQGVKLPDTHNASVDTGITVEECRARCVANCSCLAYAAADIRGGGGGSGCVIWTGGIVDLRYVDQGQGLFLRLAESELDEGRSRKFMLWKTVIAAPISATIIMLVLLLAIWCRRKHKISEGIPHNPATTVPSVDLQKVKAATGNFSQSHVIGQGGFGIVYKGQLPDGRMIAVKRLHQSTLAKKGKKDFSNRSLDLYIFGDSGLRLMLNWRKRLGIIHGIANGVAYLHEGSGECVIHRDLKPPNVLLDDSFRPKIADFGTAKLFTADQPEPSNLTVVVSPRGYASPEYAWRGEMTLKCDVYSFGVVLLKTLSGQRNGPMYSLLPHAWELWEQGRAMSLLDATIGLPLSVSGPDHTEMEDELARCVQDAPEERPAMSAVVAMLTSKSSRVDRPKRPGVHGGRSRPPLRESELLGATDNDDDLT